One genomic window of Kosmotoga olearia TBF 19.5.1 includes the following:
- a CDS encoding DUF5680 domain-containing protein: protein MSEITKEFIQFLIRAKQNTYAGDGEESEPSRPCSKDLHYQEGEFLYIDTYLGSFDFIGEEAVWKNGRPIWGMNYYGRMLVDDIPEGFIKCLKEALKNVPASAPYRGPETFKYGSFEYYCEWKGNVECFEGNEKILFEGKIIYKLSFHGGTLK from the coding sequence ATGAGTGAGATTACGAAAGAATTTATACAGTTTCTCATTAGAGCCAAGCAGAATACATATGCGGGCGATGGGGAAGAATCAGAACCCTCAAGACCATGTTCTAAGGATTTGCATTATCAGGAGGGTGAGTTCTTATATATCGATACTTACTTAGGCAGTTTCGATTTTATAGGGGAAGAAGCAGTCTGGAAGAACGGTAGACCAATTTGGGGAATGAATTACTACGGGAGAATGTTGGTAGATGATATTCCGGAGGGGTTCATCAAATGCTTGAAGGAAGCCTTAAAGAATGTCCCTGCCTCAGCACCTTATCGTGGTCCTGAGACATTCAAATATGGAAGTTTTGAGTATTATTGTGAATGGAAAGGGAATGTCGAATGCTTTGAAGGTAATGAAAAGATATTGTTCGAAGGCAAAATCATATACAAATTGAGCTTTCATGGTGGTACTTTGAAGTAA
- a CDS encoding DUF2461 family protein codes for MGKNQPQPMKYYPEINKVIEQVIVELSGILSGITEDRIRQADLFDEFCHWFISIKKHPLKKPQYWKIAPGEQAWEWESCRENGYIAIGWEKLGDISRMTRKEFNEKAERLSKEIDGYKKVGMEQVWNFAKDIKEGDYVIANLGTKEVLGIGVVTGPYYFVENTRHGHRLPIDWIDTQKREVKKPAWVRTLIKLDEEEFREIVETPPGTFSDGLFTEKTFELLDQLHENPTRAFYHERSGEFDKYVVEPVKELMTTVASKLPKEMKEKLETEKSIFGKIPKNDFGRGGAWDHFWGAFYPRGRKRIESAQLFVWINRDVMRYGFSIGMYGGSDAKVFTKNLRENARQIIHIFNEMNISDSLLFGDRAEIKVLSGVHNAKAVDIETWVNDIKNQPLTVCVEIPSNEVLSFAKERLVDKVTECFVKLYPLVILTIEENDPMKEIIEFISGPDEYERNPAYPLDELSAEIGFEESLLERWIRAINRKG; via the coding sequence ATGGGAAAAAATCAACCCCAACCAATGAAGTATTATCCAGAGATTAACAAGGTTATTGAACAGGTAATTGTCGAACTGTCGGGTATTTTGAGTGGGATTACTGAAGACAGAATCAGACAGGCCGACCTTTTCGATGAGTTTTGCCATTGGTTTATTTCGATAAAAAAGCACCCTCTTAAAAAACCGCAATACTGGAAAATCGCGCCAGGAGAGCAGGCCTGGGAATGGGAGAGTTGCCGTGAGAATGGTTATATTGCTATCGGTTGGGAAAAGCTTGGTGACATATCCAGAATGACAAGAAAAGAATTCAATGAAAAGGCTGAAAGATTGAGCAAAGAGATCGATGGATACAAAAAGGTCGGGATGGAACAGGTATGGAATTTTGCGAAAGACATCAAAGAAGGGGATTATGTTATTGCAAATCTCGGGACAAAAGAAGTTCTAGGAATAGGAGTAGTGACTGGACCTTATTATTTTGTAGAAAACACACGACACGGGCATCGATTGCCCATTGACTGGATTGATACGCAGAAAAGAGAGGTAAAAAAACCTGCGTGGGTTAGAACACTGATAAAACTGGATGAAGAAGAATTCAGGGAGATTGTTGAAACCCCTCCGGGAACTTTTTCAGATGGGTTATTTACGGAGAAAACTTTCGAACTACTCGACCAGCTGCATGAAAATCCGACTAGGGCCTTTTATCATGAAAGAAGCGGTGAATTTGATAAGTATGTAGTAGAACCTGTCAAGGAATTAATGACTACAGTTGCTTCAAAGCTTCCCAAAGAAATGAAAGAGAAGCTCGAAACGGAGAAGAGTATATTTGGAAAGATCCCAAAAAATGATTTTGGTCGGGGTGGGGCATGGGATCATTTCTGGGGTGCTTTTTATCCCCGGGGAAGAAAAAGAATTGAATCTGCGCAGTTGTTTGTCTGGATCAATCGTGATGTGATGAGATATGGCTTTTCGATAGGCATGTATGGAGGTTCAGATGCTAAGGTTTTTACGAAAAACCTTCGAGAGAATGCTAGACAAATAATCCATATATTCAATGAAATGAATATTTCGGATAGTCTTCTGTTTGGCGATAGGGCAGAAATAAAGGTGCTTTCTGGAGTTCATAATGCCAAGGCCGTGGATATCGAAACGTGGGTGAATGATATCAAAAATCAGCCTCTTACTGTTTGTGTGGAGATACCGAGCAATGAGGTCTTATCTTTTGCTAAAGAGAGATTGGTAGATAAAGTTACGGAATGCTTTGTAAAGCTTTATCCTCTGGTTATACTGACAATTGAAGAGAACGATCCTATGAAGGAAATTATTGAGTTTATTTCTGGTCCGGACGAATACGAGCGGAATCCTGCGTATCCTCTTGACGAGTTAAGCGCTGAGATAGGTTTTGAAGAAAGTCTACTTGAAAGATGGATAAGAGCTATTAACCGAAAGGGGTAA
- a CDS encoding lipid-binding SYLF domain-containing protein: MRKAVNVLLILIMGVMVMAFYPPDERLEDACEVIKELSSMPDSEAFVELLKRAKGIAVFPNVIKAGFVVGGQYGEGFLLRKDSETGQWYGPLFLRLYKMSYGMQVGAQSIGLVLLIMNDTGFEGFTKDNITLGGSLSIAAGPIGRNLSADVDYSLQTILSYSISKGFFIGFTVEGSVVKIDRKAIEEYYGEYISPKAILNEKIADSYEVNKLLKLIEDITGEGQAL; the protein is encoded by the coding sequence ATGAGGAAAGCTGTAAATGTGCTGTTAATACTGATCATGGGGGTGATGGTTATGGCATTTTATCCACCGGATGAAAGATTAGAAGATGCTTGTGAGGTCATTAAGGAACTTTCTTCGATGCCTGATAGCGAGGCTTTTGTTGAGCTTCTTAAACGCGCAAAAGGGATAGCGGTATTTCCTAATGTTATAAAAGCAGGATTTGTAGTTGGCGGACAATATGGTGAAGGGTTCCTGTTGAGAAAAGATTCGGAGACCGGCCAATGGTACGGGCCTTTATTCCTTAGGCTCTATAAGATGAGCTATGGGATGCAAGTGGGGGCTCAGTCGATTGGACTTGTACTGCTCATTATGAATGATACGGGGTTTGAAGGGTTTACGAAAGACAACATCACGCTTGGCGGGAGTCTCAGTATTGCTGCCGGGCCCATTGGAAGGAATTTATCCGCGGATGTTGATTATTCTTTGCAGACTATTCTTTCGTATTCGATATCGAAAGGATTCTTTATCGGGTTTACCGTTGAAGGTTCTGTGGTGAAGATCGATAGAAAAGCCATCGAAGAGTATTATGGTGAATACATCTCACCGAAAGCGATATTGAATGAGAAAATTGCTGATTCTTACGAAGTAAACAAGCTGTTGAAACTGATCGAGGATATTACAGGAGAAGGGCAGGCTTTATAA
- a CDS encoding McrB family protein codes for MYGPPGTGKTFVARKIARHLIGGGNGFIKTVQFHPSYSYEDFIQGIRPTSDENDTLKYPVVPGAFMKFCKEASERDGICVMIIDEINRANLSRVFGELMYLLEYRNEDITLPSGERFKIPENVRIIGTMNTADRSIALVDHALRRRFAFLRLWPNYEILRNFHAGGDFNPEGLIQVLERLNRNIEPHYQVGITFFLEEGIKDKIEDIWCMEILPYLEEYFFDQPEKVDEFKWEKVKTEILGEDS; via the coding sequence ATTTATGGTCCCCCCGGAACTGGAAAAACGTTTGTTGCCAGGAAGATTGCCCGACATCTTATCGGTGGTGGGAATGGTTTTATTAAAACGGTTCAGTTTCATCCTTCTTATTCTTATGAGGATTTTATTCAAGGTATAAGGCCAACTTCAGACGAAAACGACACACTAAAATACCCGGTTGTTCCAGGAGCGTTTATGAAGTTCTGCAAAGAAGCGAGCGAACGTGATGGAATCTGTGTCATGATAATTGATGAGATCAACCGTGCAAACCTTTCTAGAGTTTTTGGTGAATTAATGTATCTCCTTGAGTATCGAAATGAAGACATCACTTTGCCCAGTGGAGAGAGATTTAAGATACCCGAAAACGTGCGAATCATTGGTACTATGAACACAGCTGATAGGTCTATAGCGCTCGTTGATCATGCGTTAAGAAGAAGGTTTGCTTTCTTAAGATTGTGGCCAAATTATGAGATTTTGAGGAATTTCCATGCTGGTGGAGATTTTAATCCGGAAGGTCTAATACAGGTTCTGGAGAGGTTAAACAGGAATATTGAACCACATTATCAGGTCGGGATCACATTCTTTCTTGAGGAAGGTATCAAAGACAAGATTGAAGATATCTGGTGCATGGAAATACTTCCTTATCTTGAGGAATATTTCTTTGACCAACCTGAAAAAGTGGATGAGTTCAAATGGGAAAAGGTAAAGACTGAAATTTTGGGGGAAGATAGTTGA
- a CDS encoding SDR family NAD(P)-dependent oxidoreductase, with amino-acid sequence MRALVTGASSGIGKVFAEELAKRGYDLVLVARRKERLEKLAHDLSSIYGVAVEPFVADLTDFDKLRELVERFSDIDLLINNAGFGLISPFVEIDTEKGLKMVDLNIRALYYLTKEFSKKMVKRNGNEAGIINIASTAAFQPVPGFATYAATKAFVLSLTEAFSKELEGRVKIMVVCPGPTKTEFFNVAGLPNMRAKFIMTPEKVVKGSLRAFEKGKRTYIPGFFNKLLVFLQRFVSRELALNVVARFFYEKPEGEV; translated from the coding sequence TTGAGAGCTTTAGTTACCGGAGCGTCTTCAGGGATCGGGAAGGTATTTGCGGAAGAACTTGCGAAGAGGGGATACGATCTTGTCCTTGTCGCAAGGAGAAAGGAAAGGTTAGAGAAATTGGCGCATGACCTGTCATCTATTTACGGGGTAGCTGTTGAACCCTTTGTGGCTGATTTAACCGATTTTGATAAGCTGAGGGAACTTGTGGAGAGATTTTCAGATATAGACCTTCTCATTAACAACGCCGGGTTTGGTTTAATTTCACCGTTTGTGGAAATAGATACTGAAAAGGGATTGAAAATGGTTGATCTGAATATAAGAGCGCTTTATTACTTAACGAAGGAATTTTCAAAGAAGATGGTAAAAAGGAATGGGAATGAAGCGGGGATAATCAACATTGCTTCTACCGCGGCATTTCAGCCAGTGCCGGGATTTGCCACTTATGCTGCCACAAAGGCTTTTGTGCTCAGTTTAACTGAAGCCTTTTCCAAAGAATTAGAAGGCAGAGTAAAGATTATGGTCGTTTGCCCCGGCCCAACAAAGACGGAATTTTTCAATGTTGCCGGCTTACCCAATATGCGTGCAAAGTTCATAATGACCCCCGAGAAAGTAGTAAAGGGATCTCTTAGAGCTTTTGAAAAGGGGAAGAGAACCTATATACCCGGTTTTTTCAATAAGCTGTTGGTTTTTCTGCAACGGTTTGTAAGCAGGGAATTAGCCTTGAATGTTGTTGCAAGGTTTTTCTATGAAAAGCCTGAGGGAGAGGTGTAA
- a CDS encoding GNAT family N-acetyltransferase — MGNNTVSFSEALKYVYRKEPCRVLPNALWKTLIRIGDLDCSFELDGNEVTKLVAREEKRLFVFWKKNPGLDELSKKELERMDFMVIHDEYYRQLDGRLFSYTKSYFRIIHDNKETYNVELPAGFAFENVNIASEIEEVSELIGRCYEDIHPDVETVRSWMKHPVFEKDLWVWVIDRKKDTPVALGIAEIDKMIQEGSLEWIQVLPDYQGKGLGSAVVFELLNRLKSRVAFTTVSGEVGNKTNPERLYRKCGFYGNDIWWVLRK; from the coding sequence TTGGGAAACAACACTGTTTCTTTTAGTGAAGCACTAAAGTATGTATATCGCAAAGAACCCTGCAGAGTGTTACCGAACGCACTGTGGAAAACGCTGATTAGAATAGGAGATCTGGATTGTTCCTTTGAATTGGACGGAAATGAAGTTACAAAACTTGTAGCGAGAGAAGAAAAAAGATTGTTTGTCTTCTGGAAAAAGAACCCGGGTTTAGACGAGCTGAGCAAAAAAGAGTTGGAACGAATGGATTTCATGGTTATACATGATGAGTACTACCGGCAACTTGATGGCAGGCTTTTTTCTTATACAAAATCTTATTTTAGGATTATCCATGATAATAAAGAAACGTACAATGTGGAATTACCGGCTGGTTTTGCCTTTGAGAATGTGAATATAGCCAGTGAAATTGAAGAGGTTTCGGAATTGATAGGAAGGTGTTATGAAGATATACATCCTGATGTTGAGACAGTCAGGAGCTGGATGAAACATCCTGTGTTCGAAAAGGATTTGTGGGTTTGGGTCATAGATAGGAAAAAGGATACACCGGTAGCTTTAGGTATTGCCGAAATAGATAAAATGATACAGGAAGGATCGCTTGAATGGATTCAGGTTTTGCCCGATTACCAGGGGAAGGGTTTAGGCAGTGCCGTCGTGTTTGAGCTGTTGAACAGACTAAAAAGCCGTGTTGCATTCACTACGGTTTCAGGAGAAGTTGGCAACAAAACCAATCCAGAAAGGCTATACAGGAAGTGCGGGTTTTACGGAAATGATATTTGGTGGGTATTAAGAAAATGA
- a CDS encoding McrC family protein — MKNIIELKEYKKKIVPKEDLPNELGAFLWRENGNKINVEFPTLKTANNWELTSNGWVGYIPLSQEYGLRLLPRVELKNLLHMLEYAYNLKSFQFIEGIQDCETIEELYERLVKVFVKRVIDRTKRGLYREYIQQNDRLPYVRGKLNVRSMIKQPWKVKLDCVYQDHTNDIEENQIILWTLSKLVMSDSISEGTRNLVRKAYRSLAGTIKVRPFKPSECIKRFYNRLNSDYLPIHVLAKFFLENSGPAVKSGTSKMIPFLVNMPRLFEKFIAEWLKKNLKGYIVRAQEKVNLDKENSLSFNIDLVIYSGLTGEAVAVLDTKYKINERPSDNDISQIASYAMTKNCTKAFLIYPIDMNPPVNVTVGSVAIRCLTFQLSGDLEANGMRMVDELMRFIE; from the coding sequence GTGAAAAACATCATCGAATTGAAGGAATACAAAAAGAAGATAGTGCCAAAAGAGGATCTACCCAACGAACTTGGAGCGTTTCTCTGGCGTGAAAATGGTAACAAAATAAACGTTGAGTTTCCGACCCTTAAGACCGCTAATAACTGGGAGCTGACTTCAAACGGGTGGGTTGGATACATTCCTTTATCACAAGAATATGGTCTCAGGTTGCTTCCGAGAGTTGAGCTTAAAAACCTTCTCCACATGCTCGAGTACGCGTATAATTTGAAATCATTTCAATTTATTGAAGGCATCCAGGATTGTGAGACTATTGAAGAGTTATATGAAAGACTGGTCAAGGTTTTTGTGAAACGTGTTATAGATCGTACAAAGAGAGGCTTGTACAGAGAATACATTCAACAAAACGATAGATTACCATATGTGAGGGGAAAATTAAATGTTCGGTCGATGATAAAGCAGCCCTGGAAAGTAAAGCTCGATTGTGTTTATCAGGATCATACGAACGATATTGAGGAAAACCAGATAATACTCTGGACTCTTTCGAAGCTAGTCATGAGTGACAGCATAAGTGAAGGAACGAGGAATCTTGTCAGAAAAGCGTACAGATCTCTGGCAGGAACTATCAAAGTCAGGCCTTTCAAACCTTCAGAATGTATAAAAAGATTCTATAACAGATTGAACAGCGACTATCTTCCCATACATGTTCTTGCAAAGTTCTTCCTTGAAAATAGCGGTCCTGCAGTAAAGTCTGGAACCAGTAAGATGATTCCTTTTCTCGTGAATATGCCCCGGTTGTTTGAGAAGTTCATTGCCGAATGGTTGAAGAAGAATTTGAAAGGGTATATAGTACGTGCTCAGGAGAAGGTCAATTTAGATAAAGAAAATAGCCTGAGTTTTAATATCGATCTTGTCATCTATAGTGGATTAACAGGAGAAGCCGTTGCTGTTTTGGATACGAAGTATAAAATCAATGAACGTCCTTCGGATAACGATATATCTCAGATAGCCAGTTACGCTATGACAAAGAACTGCACAAAGGCTTTTTTGATTTATCCGATAGACATGAATCCACCGGTGAATGTTACCGTTGGAAGTGTCGCTATCAGATGTCTTACTTTCCAGCTTTCGGGAGATCTTGAAGCAAATGGCATGAGAATGGTGGATGAACTGATGAGATTTATTGAATAG
- a CDS encoding class I SAM-dependent methyltransferase, which yields MALGWMDVSDLSFNTLLLLEEVQLRWLPRGNVPKRELAIALKANPVVEWYFRNKCPQINDWVDKILENIKNEPINDPAKVREAEIAVLTAINDWVVFVVDPVVYDQQPFLNWDSNELLSLVDFSGKTVIDVGAGTGRLTIVAAEKAKTVFAVEPVANLRSYLRKKAKEKGLTNIYVVDGLIEEIPFPDQFADVTMGGHVFGDTPEEEYKELLRVTKPGGMIILCPGNGDKDNEIHRFLVDKGFEWSRFEEPRDGIKRKYWKQVK from the coding sequence ATGGCTCTTGGATGGATGGACGTTTCTGATCTATCGTTTAATACGTTATTGTTACTGGAGGAAGTACAATTAAGATGGCTGCCGAGGGGGAATGTACCAAAAAGGGAATTAGCCATTGCTCTGAAAGCAAATCCTGTTGTGGAATGGTATTTCAGAAACAAATGCCCTCAAATCAATGATTGGGTTGATAAAATATTGGAGAACATAAAAAATGAACCAATAAATGATCCCGCAAAGGTCCGCGAGGCCGAGATAGCCGTACTAACTGCCATAAACGATTGGGTTGTATTCGTTGTTGACCCGGTGGTATATGACCAGCAACCATTTTTGAACTGGGATTCAAATGAATTGTTATCATTGGTCGATTTTTCCGGAAAAACCGTTATAGACGTTGGAGCCGGAACCGGAAGGCTAACAATCGTTGCAGCTGAAAAGGCAAAAACGGTATTTGCCGTCGAACCTGTTGCAAATCTACGTTCATATTTAAGAAAAAAGGCCAAAGAAAAAGGACTTACGAATATATACGTAGTCGATGGTTTAATCGAAGAAATACCTTTCCCTGATCAGTTTGCAGATGTAACGATGGGCGGCCACGTGTTCGGTGATACTCCCGAAGAAGAATACAAAGAATTGCTGCGAGTAACCAAACCCGGTGGGATGATTATTCTCTGCCCCGGCAACGGCGATAAAGACAACGAAATCCACAGATTTCTTGTGGATAAAGGATTCGAATGGTCCAGATTCGAAGAACCGAGAGACGGTATAAAAAGGAAATACTGGAAACAGGTAAAATGA
- a CDS encoding M1 family aminopeptidase: MENTNFYEGKIRIVPKNKEIYALLNLDYYVLQDSTEEINLYIYKDINIDQITSEDVKDYAVSNEISNWSPFILESKQIKIHLNKKKNKGDVIKLQFKYHGKINTLKKYEVNRINEEWVEISLYSPWFPLAEENRKAAFQIRVDIEDGYEVVGQKARKQNGYWIVESDNMVNDCTILASKNFKKRIVRERRMTIKIYNASIEGEKIAEKIEKHLGFIIKTCFDYFGKTNVEEFTIVIAPRSEGGGYCRPGLLVVALEDVDDKNYFKFLSHEISHLWWMGADSSTWEDWLNESFAEYSALLLYKEKYGNAEFERKIEKYRQAVTDCPPIYGLSRSDEKAFLTLYAKGPVILNKLEKKIGSDNFKKLLKELLAKNIKTTDGFFKTVKNMFGEDTAKFMEKELKS; the protein is encoded by the coding sequence ATGGAAAACACCAATTTTTACGAAGGAAAAATAAGAATAGTGCCCAAAAATAAGGAAATATACGCGCTGTTGAACCTGGACTATTACGTTTTGCAGGATTCAACCGAAGAAATAAATCTTTATATATACAAAGACATAAACATTGATCAGATAACTTCAGAAGACGTAAAAGATTACGCGGTAAGCAACGAAATAAGCAATTGGAGCCCCTTCATACTGGAATCAAAGCAAATAAAAATCCATTTGAATAAAAAGAAAAACAAAGGTGATGTGATCAAATTACAATTTAAGTACCACGGAAAAATCAACACACTCAAAAAATATGAAGTAAACAGGATAAACGAAGAATGGGTGGAGATCAGCTTATATTCTCCATGGTTCCCACTTGCTGAAGAAAATAGAAAAGCTGCTTTTCAAATCAGGGTGGATATAGAAGATGGTTACGAAGTAGTGGGGCAAAAAGCCAGGAAACAAAACGGATACTGGATTGTGGAATCAGATAACATGGTTAATGATTGTACAATATTGGCTTCCAAAAACTTCAAAAAGAGAATCGTACGAGAACGGAGGATGACCATAAAAATTTATAATGCTTCCATAGAAGGCGAAAAAATCGCGGAGAAGATAGAAAAGCATCTTGGGTTTATTATAAAAACCTGCTTTGATTACTTTGGAAAAACCAATGTAGAAGAGTTCACCATCGTTATCGCACCAAGGTCAGAAGGCGGTGGGTACTGCAGACCCGGCTTGCTGGTTGTAGCGCTTGAAGATGTAGACGATAAAAACTATTTCAAATTCCTGTCACACGAGATTTCTCATCTATGGTGGATGGGAGCTGACAGCAGCACGTGGGAAGACTGGCTCAACGAATCCTTCGCCGAGTATTCTGCCCTACTGCTTTATAAAGAAAAATACGGCAATGCCGAATTTGAAAGGAAAATAGAAAAATACAGGCAAGCCGTAACCGATTGCCCGCCAATTTACGGTTTGAGCAGAAGCGACGAGAAAGCATTTCTGACGTTATACGCAAAAGGCCCGGTAATCCTGAATAAACTTGAGAAAAAGATAGGATCAGATAATTTCAAAAAACTGCTAAAGGAGCTTCTTGCAAAAAACATAAAAACAACCGATGGATTCTTTAAGACCGTAAAAAACATGTTCGGCGAAGATACCGCAAAATTTATGGAAAAAGAGTTGAAAAGCTAA
- a CDS encoding GNAT family N-acetyltransferase, with protein MRRLIMRMFQEENDYWRIRNFLRQTLILNELRQLNWHVARLDYWRWHVIENGDAYDPVEKVTYIWETPDGKIAAVLNPEGRGDAFLHVHPAFRTKKMEEEMIAVAEKHLANSCSIGRKVLYVWAHENDDLRKGILEGRGYTKTEIRDCQHRRSLAIPIPDASVAKGYVIRALGDEQEIPARSWASWRAFHPNEPDEKYDGWEWYHNIQKQPLYRRDLDIVAVAPEGEIAAFCTIWYDDFTRTGYIEPVGTVPEHQRRGLGKTVMLEGLRRLKRMGAVVAFVSGFSTAANALYFSVMSDDHNFLVPWKKEF; from the coding sequence ATGAGAAGACTAATCATGCGCATGTTTCAGGAAGAAAACGATTACTGGCGTATTCGCAATTTTTTACGTCAGACTCTCATTCTCAACGAACTGCGCCAGCTAAACTGGCATGTCGCACGACTCGATTACTGGCGCTGGCATGTAATAGAAAACGGTGATGCCTATGATCCGGTTGAAAAGGTTACATACATCTGGGAAACACCAGACGGAAAGATTGCAGCCGTACTGAACCCAGAAGGCAGAGGTGACGCGTTTCTTCACGTGCACCCCGCTTTTCGCACAAAAAAAATGGAAGAGGAAATGATTGCTGTCGCCGAAAAGCACCTTGCTAACTCGTGCTCAATTGGTCGTAAGGTGCTATACGTCTGGGCTCATGAAAACGATGATCTTCGAAAGGGAATACTTGAGGGTCGAGGTTACACCAAAACAGAAATTCGGGACTGCCAGCACCGTCGATCGTTGGCAATTCCCATCCCTGATGCATCGGTCGCAAAGGGCTATGTGATACGCGCATTGGGAGACGAACAGGAGATTCCAGCGAGAAGCTGGGCGTCGTGGAGGGCATTTCACCCAAATGAACCGGATGAAAAATATGATGGCTGGGAATGGTACCATAATATCCAGAAACAGCCTCTTTACCGCCGCGACCTTGATATCGTAGCAGTCGCTCCCGAAGGAGAAATCGCGGCATTCTGCACCATCTGGTACGACGATTTCACACGCACTGGATACATCGAACCAGTAGGAACAGTACCAGAACACCAGCGCCGTGGACTGGGAAAAACTGTAATGCTTGAAGGATTAAGAAGACTCAAGAGAATGGGTGCAGTAGTTGCCTTTGTAAGCGGCTTTTCTACGGCAGCAAACGCCCTGTATTTCTCTGTCATGTCAGATGATCACAACTTCCTTGTGCCATGGAAAAAAGAGTTTTGA